A portion of the Pseudomonas koreensis genome contains these proteins:
- a CDS encoding Hcp family type VI secretion system effector — protein MAIPGYMTITGKTQGLISAGCSTPDSVGNRYQAAHTDEIMVLSYSHNLANIDNSHRATHAPVIVTKVVDKSSPLLAQALTNREEIDCKINFYRTSPQGQQEKYFSVSIDGAVLTELNLDMPHVILHNDAEPQEQVAIRYRGISWVHHLAGTSGHASWGEEG, from the coding sequence ATGGCCATTCCCGGCTACATGACGATCACGGGCAAGACCCAAGGGCTGATTTCGGCAGGCTGCTCAACGCCTGATTCGGTCGGCAACAGATATCAGGCGGCACACACCGATGAAATCATGGTGCTGTCGTACAGCCACAACCTCGCCAACATCGACAACTCTCACCGAGCCACCCACGCTCCGGTCATTGTCACCAAAGTCGTCGACAAATCTTCACCGCTGCTGGCTCAGGCGCTGACCAACCGTGAAGAGATCGACTGCAAGATCAATTTCTACCGAACCTCCCCTCAGGGTCAGCAGGAAAAATACTTTTCTGTCTCGATCGACGGTGCGGTGCTCACCGAACTGAACCTGGATATGCCCCACGTCATTCTGCACAACGACGCTGAACCTCAAGAGCAGGTCGCGATTCGTTATCGTGGCATCAGTTGGGTACATCACCTCGCCGGGACCAGCGGCCATGCCTCGTGGGGCGAAGAAGGTTGA
- a CDS encoding sarcosine oxidase subunit delta: MLHIFCPHCGELRSEEEFHASGQAHIPRPLDPNACTDEEWGDYMFFRDNPRGLHHELWDHVAGCRQYFNVTRDTVTYEILESYKIGEKPQFTDKAGTAKTAATALGEKV, translated from the coding sequence ATGTTGCACATCTTCTGTCCTCACTGCGGCGAACTGCGCTCCGAAGAGGAATTCCATGCATCCGGCCAGGCGCACATCCCGCGGCCGCTGGATCCGAACGCCTGCACCGATGAAGAGTGGGGCGACTACATGTTCTTCCGCGATAACCCGCGCGGCCTGCACCATGAGTTGTGGGACCACGTTGCCGGTTGCCGGCAGTATTTCAACGTCACTCGCGATACCGTGACCTACGAGATTCTCGAGAGCTACAAGATCGGCGAGAAGCCGCAATTCACCGACAAGGCTGGCACTGCGAAAACAGCCGCGACGGCGCTGGGAGAGAAGGTATGA
- the gbcB gene encoding glycine-betaine demethylase subunit GbcB has protein sequence MSNSFLNPVTTQTWANGRHIVRCVKVIQETWDVRTFCFMADQPILFFFKPGQFVTLELEIEGQPIMRSYTISSSPSVPYSFSVTIKRVPGGKVSNWLHDTLHEGQELAVHGPVGLFNAMDFPSPKVLYLSGGVGITPCMSMARWFYDTNANVDMTFVHSARSPKDIIYHRELEHMASRIDNFSLHLICEKHGLGEPWAGYRGYLNHKMLELMVPDFLEREVFCCGPTPYMNAVKRLLEVAGYDMSRYHEESFGATPPEARADAVEQAEQAADAPEIDAADLHQVEFTASGKSIRVAPGETVHAAAAKLGLMIPKACGMGICGTCKVLKLGGEVEMEHNGGITEEDEAEGFILSCCSVPKGDVRIEF, from the coding sequence ATGTCCAACAGCTTCCTGAATCCGGTCACCACCCAGACCTGGGCCAATGGCCGACACATTGTCCGTTGCGTCAAAGTCATCCAGGAAACCTGGGATGTGCGCACCTTCTGCTTTATGGCCGACCAGCCGATCCTGTTCTTCTTCAAACCGGGGCAATTTGTCACCCTCGAGCTGGAAATCGAAGGCCAGCCGATCATGCGCTCGTACACGATTTCCAGCTCGCCATCGGTGCCGTACAGCTTCTCGGTGACGATCAAGCGCGTGCCGGGCGGCAAGGTCTCGAACTGGTTGCATGACACTTTGCATGAGGGGCAAGAGCTGGCGGTGCACGGGCCGGTCGGTCTGTTCAATGCCATGGACTTCCCGAGCCCGAAAGTCCTGTACTTGAGCGGCGGCGTCGGTATCACGCCGTGCATGTCGATGGCGCGCTGGTTCTACGACACCAATGCCAACGTCGACATGACCTTCGTGCACAGCGCACGCTCGCCGAAAGACATCATTTACCACCGCGAGCTCGAGCACATGGCGTCGCGGATCGACAACTTCAGCCTGCACCTGATTTGTGAAAAGCACGGCCTGGGTGAGCCATGGGCCGGCTATCGCGGTTACCTGAACCACAAGATGCTCGAACTGATGGTCCCGGATTTCCTCGAGCGCGAAGTGTTCTGCTGCGGCCCGACGCCGTACATGAACGCGGTCAAGCGCCTGCTGGAAGTGGCCGGTTACGACATGTCGCGGTACCACGAAGAATCCTTCGGCGCCACGCCACCGGAAGCGCGTGCCGACGCGGTGGAGCAAGCCGAACAAGCCGCCGATGCACCGGAAATCGACGCAGCGGATCTGCATCAGGTCGAATTCACCGCTTCCGGTAAAAGCATTCGCGTGGCACCGGGGGAAACCGTCCACGCAGCAGCCGCCAAGCTCGGCCTGATGATCCCGAAAGCCTGCGGCATGGGCATTTGCGGGACCTGCAAGGTGCTGAAACTTGGCGGCGAAGTGGAGATGGAGCACAACGGCGGGATTACCGAGGAGGATGAGGCCGAGGGGTTTATCTTGTCGTGCTGCAGCGTGCCGAAGGGGGATGTGCGGATTGAGTTTTAA
- the gbcA gene encoding glycine-betaine demethylase subunit GbcA, translating into MDVTAKISLGDPLEPARKATAQMLQERERTFSLPQPFYSDERLFDIDMQEIFQKEWLIAGMTCEIPAKGNYLTLQIGKNPIIVIRGAEGVVHAFHNVCRHRGSRLCTSEKGKVAKLVCHYHQWTYELDGRLLFAGTEMGADFDMKQYGLKPVNVKTAGGYIFISLAENPPAIDDFLSTLNHYMEPYDMENTKVAITTTLMEKANWKLVLENNRECYHCNASHPELLKTLLEWDDVTDPRADQAFKDHVAASAAAWEAEKIPYAHASFGLRNRIVRMPLLKGTVSMTLDGKQGCAKLMGRIKNPDLGSMRILHLPHSWNHCMGDHIIVFTVWPISAQETMVTTKWLVHKDAVEGVDYDVERMRQVWDATNDQDRRLAEENQRGINSTAYQPGPYSKTYEFGVVNFVDWYSERMLNNLGAEPAPYLKGVPVQG; encoded by the coding sequence ATGGACGTCACCGCAAAAATCAGCCTGGGCGATCCGCTGGAACCCGCACGCAAGGCCACCGCGCAAATGCTTCAGGAGCGCGAGCGCACCTTTTCCCTGCCGCAACCGTTCTACAGCGATGAGCGGCTGTTCGATATCGACATGCAGGAGATCTTCCAGAAGGAATGGTTGATCGCCGGCATGACCTGCGAGATCCCGGCCAAAGGCAACTACCTCACCCTGCAGATCGGCAAAAACCCGATCATTGTCATTCGTGGCGCCGAAGGCGTGGTGCATGCGTTCCACAACGTCTGCCGCCACCGTGGCTCGCGCCTGTGCACCAGTGAAAAAGGCAAGGTCGCCAAGCTGGTCTGCCACTACCACCAGTGGACCTACGAGCTGGACGGTCGCCTGCTGTTCGCCGGCACCGAAATGGGCGCCGACTTCGACATGAAGCAGTACGGCCTGAAGCCGGTGAACGTGAAAACCGCTGGCGGCTACATCTTCATCAGCCTGGCGGAAAACCCGCCGGCCATTGATGATTTCCTGTCGACGCTCAACCATTACATGGAACCGTACGACATGGAGAACACCAAGGTGGCGATCACCACCACCTTGATGGAGAAGGCCAACTGGAAACTGGTGCTGGAAAACAACCGCGAGTGCTACCACTGCAACGCGTCGCACCCGGAACTGTTGAAAACCCTGCTGGAATGGGACGACGTCACCGACCCGCGTGCCGATCAGGCGTTCAAGGATCACGTCGCCGCGTCCGCCGCTGCCTGGGAAGCGGAAAAGATCCCTTACGCCCACGCCAGTTTCGGCCTGCGCAACCGCATCGTGCGCATGCCGCTGCTCAAGGGCACCGTGTCGATGACCCTCGACGGCAAACAGGGCTGCGCGAAGTTGATGGGCCGGATCAAGAACCCGGATCTGGGCTCGATGCGCATCCTGCACCTGCCGCACTCGTGGAACCACTGCATGGGCGATCACATCATCGTCTTCACCGTGTGGCCGATCAGCGCCCAGGAAACCATGGTCACCACCAAATGGCTGGTGCACAAGGACGCGGTGGAAGGTGTCGATTACGACGTCGAGCGCATGCGCCAGGTGTGGGACGCGACCAACGATCAGGATCGGCGTCTGGCTGAGGAAAACCAGCGCGGGATCAACTCCACCGCTTACCAGCCGGGGCCTTACTCCAAGACTTACGAGTTTGGCGTGGTCAACTTCGTCGACTGGTACAGCGAGCGGATGCTGAACAACCTCGGCGCCGAGCCTGCGCCTTACCTCAAAGGCGTGCCGGTCCAGGGCTAA
- the glyA gene encoding serine hydroxymethyltransferase, with amino-acid sequence MFSKQDQIQGYDDALLAAMNAEEQRQEDHIELIASENYTSKRVMQAQGSGLTNKYAEGYPGKRYYGGCEHVDKVEALAIERAKQLFGADYANVQPHSGSSANSAVYLALIQPGDTILGMSLAHGGHLTHGAKVSSSGKLYNAVQYGINTDTGLIDYDEVERLAVECKPKMIVAGFSAYSKTLDFPRFRQIADKVGALLFVDMAHVAGLVAAGLYPNPLPYADVVTTTTHKTLRGPRGGLILAKSNEEIEKKLNAAVFPGAQGGPLMHVIAGKAVCFKEALEPGFKAYQQQVIDNAQAMASVFIKRGYDVVSGGTDNHLFLVSLIRQGLTGKDADAALGRAHITVNKNAVPNDPQSPFVTSGLRIGTPAVTTRGFKVSQCETLAGWICDILDNLGDADVEANVAQQVSALCADFPVYR; translated from the coding sequence ATGTTCAGCAAGCAAGACCAGATCCAGGGTTACGACGATGCACTGCTGGCGGCGATGAATGCCGAGGAGCAACGTCAGGAAGATCACATCGAGCTGATCGCGTCGGAGAACTACACCAGCAAGCGCGTCATGCAGGCGCAAGGCAGCGGCCTGACCAACAAATACGCCGAAGGCTACCCGGGCAAGCGCTACTACGGCGGCTGCGAGCACGTGGACAAAGTCGAGGCGCTGGCCATCGAACGCGCCAAGCAGCTGTTTGGCGCCGATTACGCCAACGTCCAGCCGCACTCCGGTTCTTCGGCCAACAGCGCCGTGTACCTGGCGCTGATCCAGCCGGGCGACACCATTCTCGGCATGAGTCTGGCCCACGGCGGTCACCTGACCCACGGCGCGAAAGTCTCGTCTTCGGGCAAGCTCTATAACGCCGTGCAGTACGGCATCAACACCGACACCGGGCTGATCGACTATGACGAAGTCGAGCGTCTGGCCGTCGAGTGCAAACCGAAAATGATCGTTGCCGGTTTCTCGGCTTACTCGAAGACTCTGGACTTCCCGCGCTTCCGTCAGATCGCCGACAAGGTCGGTGCGCTGCTGTTCGTCGACATGGCTCACGTCGCCGGTCTGGTCGCTGCCGGCCTGTACCCGAACCCGCTGCCGTACGCCGACGTGGTCACCACCACCACCCACAAAACCCTGCGCGGTCCCCGTGGCGGGCTGATCCTGGCCAAGTCCAACGAAGAGATCGAGAAGAAGCTCAACGCTGCGGTATTCCCCGGCGCCCAGGGCGGTCCGCTGATGCACGTCATCGCCGGTAAAGCGGTGTGCTTCAAGGAAGCGCTGGAGCCTGGCTTCAAGGCGTATCAGCAACAAGTGATCGACAACGCTCAGGCGATGGCCAGCGTGTTCATCAAGCGTGGCTACGATGTGGTCTCCGGTGGCACCGACAACCATCTGTTCCTGGTCAGCCTGATCCGTCAGGGCCTGACCGGCAAAGACGCCGACGCCGCGCTGGGCCGCGCGCACATCACCGTCAACAAGAACGCCGTGCCGAACGACCCGCAGTCGCCGTTCGTGACCTCGGGCCTGCGCATCGGCACCCCGGCGGTGACCACGCGTGGCTTCAAGGTCAGCCAGTGCGAAACCCTCGCGGGCTGGATCTGCGACATCCTCGACAACCTCGGCGACGCCGATGTCGAGGCCAATGTCGCCCAGCAGGTCTCGGCCCTGTGTGCAGATTTCCCGGTTTATCGCTGA
- a CDS encoding threonine aldolase family protein: MTDKSQQFASDNYSGICPEAWAAMEQANHGHQRAYGDDEWTARAADHFRRLFETDCEVFFAFNGTAANSLALSSLCQSYHSVICSETAHVETDECGAPEFFSNGSKLLIAGTENGKITPQSIREVALKRQDIHYPKPRVVTLTQATEVGSVYTPEEVRAISATCKELGLHLHMDGARFSNACAFLGCSPADLTWKAGVDVLCFGGTKNGMAVGEAILFFNHKLAEDFDYRCKQAGQLASKMRFLSAPWVGILENDAWLKYARHANHCAQLLAELVSDIPGVELMFPVQANGVFLQLSEPAIAALTAKNWRFYTFIGKGGARFMCSWDTEEERVRELAGDIREVMSA; encoded by the coding sequence ATGACCGACAAGAGCCAACAATTCGCCAGCGACAACTATTCCGGTATCTGCCCTGAAGCCTGGGCCGCCATGGAGCAGGCCAACCACGGCCACCAGCGCGCGTATGGCGACGATGAATGGACCGCGCGCGCGGCCGATCATTTCCGCAGACTGTTCGAAACCGACTGCGAAGTGTTCTTCGCCTTCAACGGCACCGCCGCCAACTCGCTGGCCCTGTCGTCGCTGTGCCAGAGTTACCACAGCGTGATCTGCTCGGAAACCGCCCACGTCGAAACCGACGAATGCGGCGCTCCGGAATTCTTCTCCAACGGCTCGAAGCTGCTGATCGCCGGCACTGAAAACGGCAAGATCACCCCGCAGTCGATCCGCGAAGTCGCGCTCAAGCGCCAGGACATCCACTACCCGAAACCGCGCGTGGTAACCCTGACCCAGGCCACCGAAGTCGGCAGCGTCTACACCCCGGAAGAAGTCCGCGCCATCAGCGCGACTTGCAAGGAACTGGGCCTGCACCTGCACATGGATGGCGCACGCTTCTCCAACGCCTGCGCATTCCTCGGCTGCTCGCCTGCCGACCTGACCTGGAAGGCCGGCGTCGACGTGCTGTGCTTCGGCGGCACAAAGAACGGTATGGCGGTGGGTGAAGCGATCCTGTTCTTCAACCACAAACTGGCCGAAGACTTCGACTACCGTTGCAAACAGGCCGGGCAACTGGCATCGAAAATGCGCTTCCTGTCGGCACCGTGGGTCGGCATTCTGGAAAACGACGCCTGGCTCAAATACGCCCGCCACGCCAACCACTGCGCGCAACTGCTGGCAGAGCTGGTCAGCGATATCCCCGGCGTCGAACTGATGTTCCCGGTGCAGGCCAACGGCGTATTCCTGCAACTGTCCGAGCCGGCAATCGCCGCGCTGACCGCGAAGAACTGGCGCTTCTATACCTTCATCGGCAAGGGCGGCGCGCGCTTTATGTGCTCGTGGGATACCGAAGAAGAACGCGTGCGCGAACTGGCGGGCGATATTCGTGAGGTCATGTCGGCCTGA
- a CDS encoding TraX family protein: protein MHLSQRDGALDLLKWLALLSMLLDHLRYVGFSVDWLYLPGRLAFPWFCLAMAANLARDGSRKMEWRYLGWLLLFSAVSEIPYRLYIPEPDTLNVMPTLALGLLVTRGWQDSASLSRLLGLTALVVAAVFSDRLMFGFFGVLLPLAMLLVFRRPWYFSLLPGLVCLAANQWQVLLESARFGSSVAILGLATCVFAPMLGMFLLRHGRHVRPPPMRRWAYALYPAHFLLLLAARQLIA from the coding sequence ATGCACCTGAGCCAACGCGACGGTGCCCTGGATCTGCTCAAGTGGCTGGCGCTGCTGAGCATGTTGCTCGATCACCTGCGATATGTCGGCTTCTCCGTCGACTGGCTGTATCTGCCGGGGCGGCTGGCGTTTCCGTGGTTTTGCCTGGCTATGGCGGCGAACCTGGCGCGCGACGGTTCGCGCAAGATGGAATGGCGCTATCTGGGCTGGCTGTTGTTGTTCAGCGCCGTCAGCGAAATCCCCTATCGCTTGTACATACCCGAGCCTGACACCTTGAACGTGATGCCGACGCTGGCGCTGGGCTTGCTGGTGACACGCGGCTGGCAGGATTCTGCGTCGCTGTCGCGATTACTCGGGTTGACCGCGCTGGTGGTTGCGGCGGTTTTTTCAGATCGACTGATGTTCGGTTTCTTCGGCGTATTGTTGCCGTTGGCGATGCTGCTGGTTTTTCGCAGACCCTGGTATTTCAGCCTGTTGCCGGGGCTGGTGTGTCTGGCGGCGAACCAATGGCAGGTGCTGCTCGAATCGGCGCGGTTCGGCAGCAGCGTGGCGATTCTTGGTCTGGCGACGTGCGTGTTTGCGCCGATGCTCGGAATGTTCTTGTTGCGACATGGGCGACATGTCCGGCCACCACCGATGCGGCGCTGGGCGTATGCGCTGTATCCCGCGCATTTCCTCCTGCTGCTCGCCGCCCGCCAGTTGATCGCATAA
- a CDS encoding metallophosphoesterase family protein: MSLVSHLEHEYDKVKLRIHGLFTRMEMAWMKLISELEPQEFQAIIKLLQRGHDQAHYVLKNGELPTDEPAVPWELAHGLSILRIGNATPLPQSTDQLATRVLKDGSLLGCRKWELLDLLWSEALLKWIENLRHHATFGTDPAVVQMDRDVTLAIAGDWGTGPFDSHAPAVSVANQMQLAQADFTIHLGDVYYAGSHSQEDVDMAGWPMGSHGSFTLNSNHEMYSGAHGYFKELAKQFPGQQGTSYFALINDDWLVVGLDSAYASDAMNLYMDGTLNEPQIQWMKGLPKRKKLMVLSHHQGFDISGHHKTALYQPVCDALGREPDYWYWGHLHNGIVYAQQGGLHARCAGHGAIPYGNASELNGHARVLWSETQDANDPAYPLRVLNGYAKIRLVGEEIFEEFIGEDGSVRWSSK; this comes from the coding sequence ATGTCACTGGTCAGTCATCTGGAACACGAATATGACAAGGTCAAATTGCGCATTCACGGCTTGTTCACGCGCATGGAAATGGCCTGGATGAAGCTCATCAGCGAGCTGGAGCCGCAGGAATTTCAGGCGATCATCAAGCTGTTGCAGCGCGGCCACGATCAGGCGCATTACGTGCTGAAAAACGGCGAATTGCCGACTGACGAGCCGGCGGTGCCGTGGGAGTTGGCCCATGGTCTGTCGATCCTGCGCATCGGCAATGCCACGCCGTTGCCGCAGTCCACCGATCAACTGGCGACCCGGGTGCTCAAGGACGGCAGCCTGCTCGGGTGCCGCAAGTGGGAACTGCTCGATCTGCTGTGGAGCGAGGCGCTGCTGAAGTGGATCGAAAACCTGCGCCATCACGCAACGTTCGGCACTGACCCGGCGGTGGTGCAAATGGATCGCGACGTGACCCTGGCGATTGCCGGCGACTGGGGCACCGGACCGTTCGACAGCCATGCGCCGGCGGTGTCGGTGGCCAACCAGATGCAACTGGCCCAGGCCGATTTCACCATTCATTTGGGCGATGTGTATTACGCCGGCAGTCATTCCCAGGAAGACGTCGACATGGCGGGTTGGCCGATGGGCTCACACGGCTCGTTCACCCTCAACTCCAACCACGAGATGTACAGCGGCGCCCATGGCTACTTCAAGGAACTGGCCAAGCAATTTCCCGGACAACAGGGCACCAGTTATTTTGCCCTGATCAATGATGACTGGCTGGTGGTCGGGCTGGATTCTGCCTATGCGTCTGATGCGATGAATCTGTACATGGACGGCACCCTGAACGAGCCGCAGATCCAGTGGATGAAAGGTCTGCCGAAACGCAAAAAACTCATGGTGCTCAGTCATCATCAGGGCTTCGATATTTCCGGGCACCACAAGACGGCGCTTTATCAACCGGTGTGCGATGCGCTGGGGCGCGAGCCGGATTACTGGTATTGGGGGCATCTGCACAACGGCATCGTCTATGCGCAGCAGGGCGGTCTGCATGCGCGCTGTGCCGGGCACGGGGCGATTCCCTATGGCAATGCCAGCGAGCTGAACGGGCATGCGCGGGTGTTGTGGTCGGAGACCCAGGATGCCAACGACCCGGCGTATCCGCTGCGGGTGTTGAATGGGTACGCGAAGATCAGGCTGGTGGGGGAGGAGATTTTCGAGGAGTTTATTGGCGAGGATGGCAGTGTGAGGTGGTCATCCAAATGA
- a CDS encoding sarcosine oxidase subunit beta: protein MQRYSGFGLFKHSLSHHENWQRMWRTPTPKKVYDVVIVGGGGHGLATAYYLAKEHGITNVAVVEKGWLGGGNTARNTTIVRSNYLWDESAHLYEHAMKLWEGLSQDLNYNVMFSQRGVYNLCHTLQDIRDSERRVSANRLNGVDGELLDAKQVADEIPYLDCSKNTRYPIMGATVQRRGGVARHDAVAWGFARAADALGVDLIQQTEVIGFRKENGVCIGVETNKGFIGAKRVGVVTAGNSGHMAKLAGFRLPIESHPLQALVSEPIKPIIDSVIMSNAVHGYISQSDKGDLVIGAGIDGYNGYGQRGSYPVIEHTIQAIVEMFPVLSRVRMNRQWGGIVDTTPDACPIISKTPVPNMFFNCGWGTGGFKATPGSGNVFAASLAKGEMHPLAAPFSIDRFHNGALIDEHGAAAVAH from the coding sequence ATGCAACGCTATTCCGGCTTCGGCCTGTTCAAACACTCGCTCAGCCACCACGAAAACTGGCAGCGCATGTGGCGCACGCCCACCCCGAAAAAAGTCTACGACGTGGTCATCGTCGGTGGCGGCGGGCACGGCCTGGCGACGGCCTACTATCTGGCCAAGGAGCACGGCATCACCAATGTCGCCGTGGTCGAGAAGGGCTGGCTGGGCGGTGGTAACACTGCGCGCAACACCACCATCGTGCGTTCCAACTACCTGTGGGACGAGTCGGCGCACTTGTACGAACACGCTATGAAATTGTGGGAAGGCCTGTCGCAGGATCTCAACTACAACGTGATGTTCTCCCAGCGTGGCGTCTACAACCTGTGCCACACCCTGCAGGACATCCGTGATTCCGAACGTCGGGTCAGCGCCAACCGCCTCAACGGCGTCGACGGCGAACTGCTCGACGCCAAGCAAGTGGCGGACGAGATTCCGTACCTGGACTGCTCGAAGAACACCCGCTACCCGATCATGGGCGCCACTGTGCAGCGTCGCGGCGGCGTGGCCCGTCACGATGCCGTGGCTTGGGGCTTCGCGCGTGCCGCCGATGCCTTGGGCGTGGATCTGATCCAGCAGACCGAAGTGATCGGTTTCCGCAAGGAAAACGGCGTGTGCATCGGTGTTGAAACCAACAAGGGTTTCATCGGCGCCAAGCGCGTCGGTGTCGTGACGGCCGGTAACTCCGGGCACATGGCCAAGCTTGCCGGTTTTCGTCTGCCGATCGAATCCCACCCGCTGCAAGCGCTGGTGTCCGAGCCGATCAAACCGATTATCGACAGCGTGATCATGTCCAACGCCGTGCACGGTTACATCAGCCAGTCCGACAAGGGCGACCTGGTGATCGGCGCCGGTATCGACGGTTACAACGGCTACGGCCAGCGTGGTTCGTACCCGGTGATCGAGCACACCATCCAGGCCATCGTCGAGATGTTCCCAGTGTTGTCCCGGGTACGCATGAACCGCCAGTGGGGCGGCATCGTCGACACCACCCCGGACGCTTGCCCGATCATCTCGAAAACGCCGGTGCCGAACATGTTCTTCAACTGCGGTTGGGGCACCGGTGGCTTCAAGGCCACACCGGGTTCGGGCAACGTGTTTGCCGCGAGTCTGGCCAAGGGTGAAATGCACCCGCTGGCCGCACCGTTTTCCATTGACCGTTTCCACAACGGTGCGCTCATCGACGAACACGGCGCTGCTGCCGTCGCCCACTAA